The Mesomycoplasma flocculare ATCC 27399 genome includes a window with the following:
- a CDS encoding L-lactate dehydrogenase, which yields MKPIKIALIGAGNVGNSFLYAAMNQGLASHYGIIDISHSFAEGNAFDFEDASASLPRPFSIFPYEYSDLKDADFIIITAGRPQKPDETRLELVAGNIQIIREIAFKVKESGFSGISIIASNPVDVLTRAYREASGFSDQKVIGSGTILDTARLQFAIAKKANVSPNSVQAYVMGEHGDSSFVAYSNIKIAGECFCNFSKITGINASNYEEKLEFPVSRRAYEIINRKKATFYGIGAALVRIVRNIIEDSKNILIVGANLRGEYGFSNVNIGVPAIIGANGIEKIIEINLNKKEKAKFAKSVEIIDTIYKNAIKDI from the coding sequence ATGAAACCGATTAAAATAGCACTAATTGGCGCTGGAAACGTCGGAAATTCTTTCCTTTATGCGGCAATGAATCAAGGTCTTGCTTCTCATTATGGAATTATTGATATTAGTCACAGTTTTGCTGAAGGTAATGCTTTTGATTTTGAAGATGCCTCAGCTTCTTTACCCCGTCCTTTTAGCATTTTTCCTTATGAATATAGCGACTTAAAAGATGCAGATTTTATTATAATAACTGCAGGTCGACCACAAAAACCTGACGAAACTAGACTAGAACTTGTTGCTGGTAATATACAAATTATCCGAGAAATTGCTTTTAAGGTTAAAGAAAGTGGATTTAGCGGAATTAGTATCATCGCTTCAAACCCGGTTGATGTACTTACTCGCGCCTATCGTGAAGCATCAGGGTTTTCTGACCAAAAAGTTATTGGTAGCGGCACTATTTTAGATACTGCAAGACTTCAATTTGCAATCGCAAAAAAGGCAAATGTTTCGCCAAATTCAGTTCAAGCCTATGTTATGGGAGAACATGGTGATTCATCTTTTGTCGCCTATTCTAACATCAAAATTGCCGGCGAATGTTTTTGCAATTTTTCAAAAATAACAGGAATTAACGCTTCTAACTACGAAGAAAAACTAGAATTCCCAGTCTCTCGTCGCGCCTATGAAATCATTAATCGAAAAAAAGCAACATTTTACGGAATTGGCGCTGCATTAGTTCGAATTGTTAGAAATATTATCGAAGATTCAAAAAATATTTTAATTGTCGGAGCAAATTTACGTGGCGAATACGGATTTAGCAACGTAAATATTGGCGTTCCTGCCATTATAGGGGCAAACGGAATTGAAAAAATTATCGAAATTAACCTAAACAAAAAAGAAAAAGCAAAATTTGCAAAATCTGTTGAAATTATTGATACAATTTACAAAAACGCAATAAAAGACATCTAA